A section of the Pithys albifrons albifrons isolate INPA30051 chromosome 4, PitAlb_v1, whole genome shotgun sequence genome encodes:
- the SERPINB5 gene encoding serpin B5, whose translation MTMDALQLANTAFAVDMFKKLCEKDKTANIIFSPLCTSTSLALAYKATKGDTAEQMKQVLHLKDIKDVSFGFQTITSDVSKLSSFFALKMVKRLFVDKSLNPTTDFVNSTKRPFPSELELVEFKEKTEETRQKINKSLSELTDGKMENILNEDSVSDQTQILLVNAAYFVTNWMKKFPEAEIKECPFKVNKTETKPVQMMNLEATFCLGYVKDLNVAILELPCLNKHLSMLILLPKEIEDETTGLEQLEKALTPETLLQWTNPSMMANTKVNVFLPKFTVEGDYDLKPLLESLGMTNIFNENASDFSEMCETKGVVLSKIIHKVSLEVNEQGGDSREVPGYRILQHKDEFKADHPFIFLFRHNKTRNVILSGRFCSP comes from the exons ATGACAATGGATGCTCTGCAACTAGCAAACACTGCCTTTGCAGTTGATATGTTTAAAAAACTATGCGAGAAGGACAAAACAGCCAATATAATTTTTTCTCCACTGTGTACATCGACGTCTCTGGCTCTGGCCTATAAAGCTACGAAAGGTGATACTGCAGAACAAATGAAACAG GTACTCCATTTAAAAGACATCAAAGATGTTTCTTTTGGATTTCAAACAATAACTTCAGATGTTTCCAAGCTGAGCTCTTTCTTTGCACTGAAAATGGTCAAACGGCTGTTTGTAGACAAGTCTCTTAATCCTACCACA GACTTTGTCAACTCCACAAAGAGGCCTTTTCCATCTGAACTGGAATTAGTGGAGTTCAAAGAAAAAACCGAGGAAACCCGACAAAAGATCAACAAATCTCTTTCAGAGTTAACTGATG GCAAAATGGAGAATATTTTGAATGAGGACAGTGTAAGTGACCAGACTCAGATCCTTCTAGTTAATGCAGCTTATTTTGTCACAAACTGGATGAAGAAATTCCCAGAGGCAGAGATCAAAGAATGTCCTTTTAAAGTCAATAAG ACTGAGACTAAACCAGTGCAGATGATGAATCTGGAAGCTACTTTTTGCCTGGGTTATGTAAAAGATTTAAATGTTGCCATCCTTGAGCTTCCATGCCTTAACAAACATTTAAGCATGCTCATTTTGCTGCCCAAAGAAATTGAAGATGAGACCACTGGCTTGGAGCAG ctggaaaaagcACTGACCCCTGAGACATTATTACAGTGGACCAATCCCAGCATGATGGCCAACACCAAAGTGAATGTATTTCTTCCGAAGTTTACTGTGGAAGGCGACTATGACCTGAAGCCACTTCTGGAAAGCCTGGGAATGACAAATATCTTCAATGAAAATGCATCAGATTTCTCTGAGATGTGTGAGACAAAAGGTGTGGTTTTGTCAAAAATCATCCATAAAGTCTCCTTGGAAGTAAATGAACAAGGTGGCGACTCCCGAGAGGTGCCGGGATATCGGATTCTGCAACACAAAGATGAATTTAAAGCTGACCATCCATTTATCTTTTTGTTTAGACATAACAAAACTCGCAATGTGATTCTCTCAGGCCGATTCTGTTCTCCTTAA